GGTGTGCACGCTGCGCACCACGCCCTGCGGCCGGGTGAACAGCGGCTCCAGCGCCCCGGCCGAGGGGCCGGCGCTGGCCTGGCCCCAGGCGGCGCCGCGGATCTCGACGCGGTTCCAGGGCTCGTCGGGCAGGGCCAGGTCCAGGTTCCAGCCGCCCTCGGCATAGGTGTTCCAGTCCGGCAGCTGGAAGTAGTCGTTGCGCCCCGGCAGGCGCGAGCGGTTGTACACGCCCGGCCAGGTGGTCTCGGGGATGCCGTCGGTGCCCTTCCACATCCACTGCTTCTTGTCGCGCACGTCGGCGAACTCGAGCTTGCGGATGGTGGTCACCGGCGCCTCCAGCGCCGGCGGGGCGGCGTGGTCCCAGCCGTGGCGGTGCAGCCAGGCGGCGCGGCGGCGCGCCGCCGGCAGGTCCTCGCCGCCGTCGCGCGGCGGTTCCTGGCCGCGCGCCAGCGCCGCCACCGCGGCCGGGCGCAGCATGCGGTCGTACACGCGGATCTCGTCGAAGTCGCTGCCGCGCAGGAAGTTGTAGCGGCTCTGCACCTGGTAGGGCGCCAGCACCCGGCCGGCCAGGCCCAACTGGTCCAGTGCGGCGTCGTAGTCGGCCGTGGCGTCCTGGCGAGCCACTTCACGGCCGTCGACGAACAGGCGCACGCCGGCGGTCTCGTCCCAGGCGAAGGCCAGGTGCGTCCACGAGGCCGCGTCCGGCAACGCGTCCAGGCGGAACGACACCCGCGTGCGCGCCAGGTTGGCATCGGTGACGAAGGCATCGAAGCCGTGGCCGTTCCAGTCGATGCGCAGCCAGGCCATGTCCCAGCTGCTGTGGTCGGCGTAGCCGACGCGGAAGATCACGAACGGCGCCTCGCCCACCGCGTAGCGCGGGCGCCAGAAGAACGACAGGGTGCCGCGCTGGGCCTGGATGTTGCCCGGCGCATTCCATGACAGCACGCCGTCGTCGGCCCATTCGATCGCGCCGCCGTGCACGCCGTCGGGCACGATTTCCACCCGGTCCTGGAAGTTGGGCACCGGGTCGCCGGCGGCCTGGTCGGCGACGAAGCCTTCGTCGGCGGCGACCCGGAACAGCAGTCGTGCTTCCTGTGCATGGGCGAGGGCCGGCGGCAGGGCGAGGGCCAGGGCGAGGGCCAGGGCGACGGCGGTGGCGAGCAGGAGCGGACGGCTGGGTTTGTTCATGCGTTGTGCGTTTCCACGATGGATCGAAGTATCCCCGTTGCCGGGCCCGGAGGCCGCACGGGTCAACGGCCGGGCGCGGGCAGCCCGTGGCGACGACGCCACTGCGGCAGCTCGGATTCCAGCAGGCGCTGCGGCCATGTGCCATACCAGGCATAACCGGCGCGGCGTTCACGGGACAGCTGCTCGAACGGCACGATGCTGCCGTCGCGTTCCACCACCAGCGGCTGCTGCCGCTGCAGGTCGTAGAACCGCGCCCACAGGCCGGCCCCCGGCCGTGGCACCAGGCGCGCGTCGCGTCCGTCCGGACCGTCGAAGCGCTCCAGCGCCAGGCCGTCGATGCGGTGCGCCTGCAGCCAGGCCGCGCCGGCCTCGACCGCGGCGACGATGCGCGCATCCGGCCGTGGCTGGCGCATCAGCAGGCGCAGCACGCCGACCGACTCGGCCGAGGCCAGCGACGGCAGCTCGTAGCTGCGCGCACGCGCCGGCTGCAGGGTGTCGCGGTCGTACTGCGCGGCCCATATCGTCGGGCGGCCATCCAGCACGACCTGCAGCCGCAACAGGCAGTCCAGGCCGCGGGTGGCGGCCTGCGCCGCGCGGCGGGCATGGTCCGGGCCCAGCGCATCAAGCCCATCGCGGCCTTCGGCCACGTCCTGCAGCAGGCCGACCACGTGCACCATGGCGTCGTCGTTGAGCGTGACCTGGCTGCGGTAGCCGCTGTGGTCCGGATGGAACTGCGGCCAGCCGCCACCCGGGTACTGCGCGGCGAGCAGGTAATCGACGCCGCGCCGCGCCGCCTCCAGGTAGGCCGGGTTGCCGGTGTCGCGGTACGCCCGGGCCAGGTAGGCGATCTCGCTGGTGGTGGCGTTGTTGTCGATGGTGGCGTCGTCCACCCGCGCCGGATCGCGCAGCTGGCGCAGCGCCGCTTCGTCGAGCGGCTGGCGGTAGTCGACCGCGCGCCCGCGGTAATGCTTGGACCAGCCTCCGGAGGCGGTCTGCAGCCGCAGCATGTTCTCCGCGACCGGATCGCTGCGCACGGTGGCCGTGGCCGCTCCGGCCGGCAGCGCGGTCGCCAGCCCCAGGGCGAGCGCCGCCACGCGCAGGCAGCGGGCCATCCGTCGCCGAAAGCCGGCCGGCGCCCGGTCGCCATGCGGAACCATGGCGGCCGGGCGCGGCCGGAAGTTCCGGTCGCACGCGTTCAGTCGGGAGGGGCAGGGCGACCGGAGTGGCACGGCTCAAAACCTGTAGCGCAGGCCGACGTAGTACTGGCGGCCGTTGACGGTGTAGCGGTCCGGCAGCTCGAGCGAGGAGTCGACGTAGCGGCTGTCGGGGGTATCGAGCAGGTTGATCGCCTCGAAGGTCGCGGTCAGGCGCGGGTTGATGCGGTAGGACATGTTGAAGTCCACGTTCTCCACCGAGTGCTTGCCGGTGACGTCGGCGGTGGCCAGCTGGTTGCCGTCCAGGTCCCACACGTTCTCGCGGCTGAGGATCTCGCTGATGTAGCCGTCGCGGTAGCTGGTTGAAACGCGCGCGCTGAAGCGGCCGTCGTCGTAGTACAGGGTGGCGTTGTACGAATTCGGCGACAGGTTGAGCAGGTCGTTCTCGGTGACCGTGGTGACCACGGTGGCGTTGCCGTTGGACGAGGTGCTGAACCAGTACTTGATGCTGGACTCCACGTGGGTGTAGTTCAGCTGCACGCCGAACTTGCTCCAGATGCCGGGCAGGAAGGTGAAGGGCTGCTGGTAGGTCAGCTCGTAGCCCTTCAGCGGCCCGCCCGGGGTGTTGTAGTAGCTCTGCACGTTGAACAGCGTGTCCGGGCCGAAACCGGCCGGCAGCAGGTCCAGCGAGTAGCCCATGCCGCCCCAGGTGGAGATCAGGCGGGTGCGCTGGATGTAGCTGTCGATGTCCTTGTAGAACAGCGCGCCGGACAGCAGCGCGCCCTCGGCGAAGTACCACTCCAGGCCGAGGTCGTAGTTGGTGGAGCGGTACGGGTCCAGCTTCGGGTTGCCGAGGTTGATCGAGAACACCCGGCCGTCATCGAAGTACTGGGTCGGGCCGCCGCTGACGCTGGGCGATAGGTAGGTCAGCGTCGGGCGGGCCATGGTCTTGGCCGCGCCGAAGCGCAGGACCAGCTCGTCGGTGAGGTCCCAGGCGACGTTCAGCGAGGGCAGCACGTCCTGGTAGCTGTGGTTCACGACGCTGCGCACCAGGTAGCGCTCGCCCGGCGCCGAGGTGGCGTTGGCCACGCCGAAGAAGGCCTCGCAGTTGGACGCGTTGAGCGCCGGGTCCGACGCCGCGCACGGCGCCCAGCCGGAGGCGGTGATCTTCGTTTCCACCAGGCGCGCGCCGATGTTGCCGCGCAGCGGGCGGTCCAGCAGGTCGGTATTGAAATCCAGCTGCAGGTAGCCGGCCATGCTGCGCTCGTTGACCTCGAAGTTGTTGTTCGAGGAGCCGAAGTGGCCGACCCCCGCCAGGCGGTAATCGCCGCCCTGCAGGCCGTTGTCGCAGTTGCAGTAGATGTCCAGCAGCTCGGCGACCTTGCCGAAGTCCGGCGTCAGCCAGCTCGAAGGCGCGCCGGACAGGTTGCGGCCGAAGCCGTCCAGGGTGGTGCTGAGGTCGCCGACGCCCACCCCGTCAGGCAGGGCCTGGGCCAGGCGGCCGTAGCTGATGTGCCGGTATTCCTCCGAGCGCATGTCGTAGTCCTTGTACGCCAGGCCGGCGCGCAGGGAGAACGTCGGGTTGAGGATGAACTGCAGGTCGACCTTGGCGGTGTCGAACGTGTTCTCGACTGACTGCGGGTTGAGGCGGACCTCGCTGATGTTGGCCCCGCGCGCGGTCCCGTTGCTGTTGACCGGTACCACACCGTAGCCGCGCCAGGACCAGGCCGCCGGATCGTTGAGCGCGAACGGGAAGCCCATGCGCGGCATGTCCGGGTTGCCGCGCAGGTCCAGGACGAAGCCGTCGAGGTTGGAATTGTCGAAGCTGACCAGCGAGAACACCGGACGCTCGTAGTCGGAGCTGGAGTGGCCCAGCTGCGCGTCCAGCCGCACCGCATCGTTGAAGTGGTGCTCCAGCGACAGGCTGTACTGCTGGAACCTGGTCGTCTCCTCGATGCTGGTGGCCTCGGTGCGGAAGTCGACGTTGTCGAACACGCCATAGGTCAGGCGGTTGCGGTCGTCGACCTCGGCCTCGCGCACCACGATCTGGGTCTTGCCGCCGAGGTTGGCGGCGCGGTGCAGGTTGGCGCCGAGCGAGTCCTCGCGCTGGTCCTTGGACAGTTCCGAGTACATGGCGTCGAAGCTGACGATGGTGTCGTCGCTGGCGCGCCACTGCAGGGCGCCGGTCAGGCCCAGCCGCTCGATCTCGCTGGCGGTGCGGATATAGCGCGGGTAACGCGGGATCCAGGCGTTGGTCGCGGTCTCGTAGGCGGCGATGTTCTCCGGGGTGGCCGCCGGGCGCGGCAGCCCGGTGCCGCAGTTCTCCGCGTCGATGCCGTAGCTGCCCCAGCCGTTGTTGCGGTCCTGGTTGGCCTGCGAGCCGGTGCCGGCCGGGGTCTCGTTGGGCAGCGGGTTGCGCGGGGTCTGCGGGTCGTAGCCGACCGGCGAGCAGAAGCCGTAGGTACCGTTGTTGTTGGCGTTGGACTGGTTGGAGTTGCGGTGGTTGCCGTGTTCCCAGCGCACCGGGTTGTAGCCTTCCTCGTACACGTTGCGGCGGCTGTAGGAGGCCGACAGCAGGGCGCCGAAGCGGCCGTCGTTCCAGGTGTTGGACACCAGGCCGGAGACGCGCGGGTCGACCTCGCGCGCCAGCTCGCCGTAACCGGCCTGGGCGCTGGCCGAGG
This genomic interval from Pseudoxanthomonas suwonensis 11-1 contains the following:
- the pelA gene encoding pectate lyase, with the translated sequence MARCLRVAALALGLATALPAGAATATVRSDPVAENMLRLQTASGGWSKHYRGRAVDYRQPLDEAALRQLRDPARVDDATIDNNATTSEIAYLARAYRDTGNPAYLEAARRGVDYLLAAQYPGGGWPQFHPDHSGYRSQVTLNDDAMVHVVGLLQDVAEGRDGLDALGPDHARRAAQAATRGLDCLLRLQVVLDGRPTIWAAQYDRDTLQPARARSYELPSLASAESVGVLRLLMRQPRPDARIVAAVEAGAAWLQAHRIDGLALERFDGPDGRDARLVPRPGAGLWARFYDLQRQQPLVVERDGSIVPFEQLSRERRAGYAWYGTWPQRLLESELPQWRRRHGLPAPGR
- a CDS encoding TonB-dependent receptor — protein: MSPYVRFGKTPVTMLAAAIGLALSAPLAAQQASPDPTELDAVTVTGYRQSLQKSLDEKRYSTEQVDAIYAEDIGKFPDQNLAESMQRIAGVSIDREGGEGQRISIRGLGSDFTRVRLNGLEALATAGTGTGGVNRSRGFDFNTFASELFSQVKVNKTQSAQMDEGSLGSTVDLRGSRPFDFDGFRASASAQAGYGELAREVDPRVSGLVSNTWNDGRFGALLSASYSRRNVYEEGYNPVRWEHGNHRNSNQSNANNNGTYGFCSPVGYDPQTPRNPLPNETPAGTGSQANQDRNNGWGSYGIDAENCGTGLPRPAATPENIAAYETATNAWIPRYPRYIRTASEIERLGLTGALQWRASDDTIVSFDAMYSELSKDQREDSLGANLHRAANLGGKTQIVVREAEVDDRNRLTYGVFDNVDFRTEATSIEETTRFQQYSLSLEHHFNDAVRLDAQLGHSSSDYERPVFSLVSFDNSNLDGFVLDLRGNPDMPRMGFPFALNDPAAWSWRGYGVVPVNSNGTARGANISEVRLNPQSVENTFDTAKVDLQFILNPTFSLRAGLAYKDYDMRSEEYRHISYGRLAQALPDGVGVGDLSTTLDGFGRNLSGAPSSWLTPDFGKVAELLDIYCNCDNGLQGGDYRLAGVGHFGSSNNNFEVNERSMAGYLQLDFNTDLLDRPLRGNIGARLVETKITASGWAPCAASDPALNASNCEAFFGVANATSAPGERYLVRSVVNHSYQDVLPSLNVAWDLTDELVLRFGAAKTMARPTLTYLSPSVSGGPTQYFDDGRVFSINLGNPKLDPYRSTNYDLGLEWYFAEGALLSGALFYKDIDSYIQRTRLISTWGGMGYSLDLLPAGFGPDTLFNVQSYYNTPGGPLKGYELTYQQPFTFLPGIWSKFGVQLNYTHVESSIKYWFSTSSNGNATVVTTVTENDLLNLSPNSYNATLYYDDGRFSARVSTSYRDGYISEILSRENVWDLDGNQLATADVTGKHSVENVDFNMSYRINPRLTATFEAINLLDTPDSRYVDSSLELPDRYTVNGRQYYVGLRYRF